A single region of the Bacteroidota bacterium genome encodes:
- a CDS encoding FeoB-associated Cys-rich membrane protein produces the protein MNIQQIAVYLIFAGAIFYLAYRNFNAYRKKQCSKGCAGGCNSVDISKIDIK, from the coding sequence ATGAACATCCAACAAATAGCGGTTTACCTCATTTTTGCGGGAGCTATATTTTACCTGGCTTACCGAAATTTTAACGCTTACAGAAAAAAGCAGTGCTCTAAAGGTTGTGCGGGCGGATGTAATTCCGTTGACATTTCTAAAATAGATATAAAATAA
- the rpsA gene encoding 30S ribosomal protein S1 — MYGKTLSAVSESQIVEGVVVAKNNKEVVVNIGFKSDGVVPLTEFRYNPDLKVGDKVEVFVESQEDKNGQLILSHKTARSMQSWDRVNEALAKDEIIKGYVKCRTKGGLIVDVFGIEAFLPGSQIDVKPIRDYDIYVNKTMEFKVVKINQEFRNVVVSHKALIEAELELQKKEIISKLEKGQVLEGTVKNITSYGVFIDLGGVDGLIHITDLSWGRINHPEEIVKLDQKINVVILDFDNDKKRIALGLKQLTSHPWDSLDANLKVGDKVKGKVVVIADYGAFIEIAPGVEGLIHVSEMSWSQHLRTAQDFLKVGDEVEGVILTLNREERKMSLGIKQLTPDPWTNILDKYPKGSKRTVTVRNATNFGLFVELEEGIDGLIHISDLSWSKKIKHPSEFAKTGDKIEAVILEVDAENRKLSLGVKQLEENPWEVFETVFTLDSVHKGTIISTSDKGAIVSLPYGVEGFAPNRHLVKADGTTAKVEETLDFKVLEFVKESKKIILSHTKMHDEKMVEEKPSAGAERKGGAAKDTKKAVKKVKDSMEKTTLGDIEALSTLRSEMQQSEKTPKSDDNA; from the coding sequence ATGTACGGCAAAACATTAAGTGCTGTAAGCGAAAGCCAGATTGTTGAAGGAGTTGTAGTTGCTAAAAATAACAAAGAAGTAGTAGTAAATATCGGGTTCAAATCGGACGGAGTTGTTCCATTGACTGAATTCAGGTACAATCCCGATCTGAAAGTTGGTGATAAAGTAGAAGTTTTTGTAGAGAGCCAGGAAGATAAGAACGGACAATTGATATTATCACACAAAACGGCCCGTTCAATGCAATCATGGGATCGTGTGAATGAAGCTCTTGCCAAAGATGAGATCATTAAAGGATACGTTAAGTGCCGCACTAAGGGCGGTTTGATCGTTGATGTGTTTGGTATTGAAGCGTTCCTTCCCGGATCGCAGATTGATGTTAAACCGATCCGCGATTATGATATATATGTGAATAAAACAATGGAGTTTAAGGTTGTTAAGATCAACCAGGAATTCCGCAACGTTGTTGTATCGCACAAAGCGCTTATTGAAGCCGAACTCGAACTACAAAAGAAGGAGATCATATCGAAACTTGAAAAAGGACAGGTGCTTGAGGGTACTGTTAAAAACATCACTTCATATGGTGTATTTATCGACCTTGGCGGTGTTGATGGTCTTATTCATATCACCGACCTTTCCTGGGGACGTATTAATCACCCTGAGGAAATTGTTAAGCTTGATCAGAAGATCAACGTGGTTATTCTTGACTTCGATAACGATAAGAAACGTATCGCGCTTGGCTTGAAGCAGCTTACATCACATCCTTGGGATTCGTTGGATGCTAACTTAAAAGTCGGCGATAAGGTAAAAGGCAAAGTTGTTGTGATAGCTGATTACGGCGCATTCATTGAGATCGCTCCCGGTGTTGAAGGATTGATCCACGTATCAGAAATGTCATGGTCACAGCATTTACGTACCGCGCAGGACTTTTTGAAAGTAGGTGATGAGGTTGAAGGAGTTATTTTAACATTAAACCGCGAAGAGCGCAAAATGTCCCTTGGTATCAAGCAGCTTACTCCTGATCCATGGACAAATATCCTTGATAAATATCCGAAAGGCTCCAAGCGCACAGTTACTGTCCGCAACGCGACCAATTTTGGTTTGTTTGTTGAACTTGAAGAAGGAATTGATGGTTTGATCCATATATCTGATCTGTCTTGGTCGAAAAAAATAAAGCACCCAAGTGAGTTTGCGAAAACAGGCGATAAGATCGAAGCTGTTATTCTTGAAGTTGATGCTGAAAACCGCAAATTAAGTTTAGGGGTGAAACAGCTGGAAGAGAATCCATGGGAAGTATTCGAAACTGTATTTACACTTGATTCGGTACATAAAGGAACTATTATCAGCACTTCTGATAAAGGAGCCATTGTATCACTTCCTTATGGTGTTGAAGGATTTGCTCCAAACCGTCATTTGGTTAAGGCCGATGGAACAACAGCAAAAGTGGAAGAAACACTTGACTTTAAAGTGCTTGAATTTGTGAAAGAAAGCAAGAAGATCATTTTATCGCACACCAAAATGCACGATGAGAAGATGGTTGAGGAAAAACCATCTGCCGGTGCTGAACGTAAAGGAGGAGCTGCCAAGGATACCAAGAAAGCTGTTAAAAAGGTAAAAGACAGCATGGAAAAGACAACCCTTGGTGATATCGAAGCACTTTCAACATTGCGATCTGAAATGCAACAATCGGAAAAAACGCCTAAAAGCGACGATAACGCATAA
- a CDS encoding PKD domain-containing protein, with product MRLNICVYLYMPYLFKNEVNQTNIGFRIPVTREKTTPSGINGKYISFSSESSTTFCYKHYLFVQVIIVIILSNAFALNIACAQVMPLCPSDYNYRLPNAMSPEQILRSKKDIEKIIENVEKKRTQKVPADTLKIVPVVVHVLHDKGIGAISKAQIMDGIKWLNIDLRKKNPDTTNIRTLFKPFAADLNFEFRLAQIDPDGNCTDGIVYKNSILTYNSKDTSKSVSVWPTDKYFNFWVVNSIDPSPWGLSGTIAGYEQFPWKYGINNTYGAVVRHDFWGKIGSAISNPDGRTITHEIGHCLGLWHMWQDQSIGGWGDGCSFIVGNNCTNNDDMVCDTPPMYRPNNGCNYNANSCFNDTIGPAPYMKDTVDQVENFMSYSSCKFMFTSGQKERISGVLATYPKLQNLISSNNLIATGTNDGYVPKICAPIADFSSNKKAVCKGSSVTFTDISKTGTPNTWKWSFPGATPDSSTNQNPVVQYNTPGTYDVTLIASNTAGSDTIKYKNHITVSDANAQFSAASYMEDFEDSASFYNYWSILSSSGVARWKRIEGTGYSSNACIMINNTEGWNNEMIEIVSPSYNLSTVNSPEFVFKIAYARLDSSTSEKLKIQLSTDCGNAWATRYIKESSAIKTVSDQKTSFVPVSQTQWKEEKLSIPSLYFSQTNVRFKIQLGSSGHGNNIFIDDINIRPAITGLNNNDFSENDVIIYPNPATKETFVSLTTKEIIENPRIIVYDVLGKKVSEVITSEKILPGTYNYKIILADKYTSGVYFVKMTSESVQWTKKLIIN from the coding sequence ATGCGCCTGAACATATGCGTATATTTGTATATGCCTTATTTGTTTAAAAACGAAGTAAACCAAACCAACATAGGTTTTCGAATCCCGGTTACTCGGGAGAAAACCACGCCTTCGGGCATTAACGGGAAGTATATTTCGTTTTCTTCCGAAAGCTCAACTACCTTCTGTTATAAGCATTATTTATTTGTACAAGTAATAATTGTAATTATACTGAGCAATGCTTTTGCACTTAATATTGCATGTGCACAGGTTATGCCTTTGTGTCCATCTGATTACAATTATCGTCTTCCAAATGCAATGAGTCCGGAGCAAATTTTAAGAAGTAAAAAGGATATAGAAAAAATAATAGAGAACGTTGAGAAAAAACGAACACAAAAAGTACCGGCTGATACCTTAAAAATCGTTCCCGTAGTGGTTCATGTATTGCACGACAAAGGAATTGGGGCTATCAGCAAGGCTCAAATTATGGACGGTATAAAGTGGTTGAATATTGACTTGCGAAAAAAGAATCCGGATACAACAAATATCAGAACACTATTCAAACCTTTTGCCGCGGACCTAAACTTTGAATTTCGACTTGCCCAGATAGATCCGGATGGTAATTGCACGGATGGAATTGTATATAAAAATTCAATACTTACTTATAATTCAAAAGACACTTCGAAATCTGTAAGTGTATGGCCGACTGATAAATATTTTAATTTTTGGGTAGTTAATTCGATTGATCCCAGTCCCTGGGGATTATCGGGTACAATTGCGGGTTATGAGCAATTTCCCTGGAAATATGGCATTAACAATACATACGGTGCTGTTGTGAGACACGATTTTTGGGGAAAAATAGGATCCGCCATTTCAAACCCGGACGGAAGAACCATTACACATGAAATAGGTCATTGCCTGGGCCTCTGGCACATGTGGCAAGATCAATCTATCGGTGGATGGGGTGATGGCTGCTCATTTATTGTAGGAAATAATTGTACCAATAATGACGACATGGTATGTGATACTCCTCCAATGTATCGACCAAATAACGGTTGTAATTACAATGCAAACAGTTGCTTCAATGATACAATTGGCCCTGCTCCTTACATGAAGGACACTGTTGATCAGGTTGAAAACTTTATGAGCTATAGTTCCTGTAAATTTATGTTTACTTCAGGTCAGAAGGAGCGCATAAGTGGTGTACTTGCCACTTACCCCAAGTTACAAAATCTTATTTCTTCCAACAACCTGATCGCTACAGGAACAAATGATGGTTATGTTCCCAAAATATGTGCGCCAATAGCCGACTTTTCGTCAAATAAAAAAGCCGTGTGCAAGGGCTCATCAGTTACTTTCACTGACATTTCGAAAACGGGAACACCAAATACATGGAAATGGTCATTTCCCGGAGCAACACCTGATTCATCAACCAATCAAAATCCGGTCGTACAATATAATACTCCCGGTACTTATGATGTAACTCTTATAGCATCAAACACAGCAGGCTCCGATACAATTAAATACAAAAACCACATCACTGTGTCCGATGCTAACGCACAATTCAGCGCTGCCAGCTACATGGAAGACTTTGAAGATAGTGCATCATTTTATAATTACTGGAGCATTCTTTCATCAAGTGGAGTTGCCCGCTGGAAAAGAATAGAAGGCACAGGATACAGCAGCAATGCTTGCATTATGATTAACAATACAGAAGGATGGAACAATGAAATGATTGAAATTGTAAGTCCTTCTTACAACTTGTCAACGGTTAATTCACCGGAGTTTGTGTTTAAAATTGCATATGCCCGACTTGATTCCTCGACATCAGAAAAATTAAAAATTCAGTTATCAACCGATTGTGGTAATGCCTGGGCAACACGCTATATAAAAGAAAGTTCAGCGATAAAAACCGTTTCCGACCAAAAAACTTCGTTTGTTCCTGTTTCACAAACTCAATGGAAAGAAGAAAAACTATCCATTCCAAGTTTATACTTTTCACAAACTAACGTAAGATTTAAAATACAATTAGGTTCAAGCGGCCATGGCAACAATATTTTTATTGATGATATAAATATCAGACCAGCTATCACTGGTTTAAACAACAATGATTTCTCTGAAAACGATGTAATTATATATCCCAACCCGGCTACAAAAGAAACTTTTGTAAGTTTGACGACTAAAGAAATTATTGAAAATCCCCGAATTATTGTTTACGATGTGTTGGGTAAGAAAGTATCAGAAGTAATTACTTCTGAAAAAATATTGCCGGGTACATATAATTATAAAATTATATTAGCAGATAAATATACTTCCGGAGTTTACTTTGTAAAGATGACATCTGAGTCAGTGCAATGGACAAAAAAGCTTATTATCAATTAG
- the bcp gene encoding thioredoxin-dependent thiol peroxidase → MSIFKNILKDKAQTHLKEGDKAPDFSGIDQDGKPISLKDFAGKKVVLYFYPKDDTAGCTAESCNLRDNYADLKQRGIEIIGVSADGEKSHQKFIKKYNLPFRLISDTDKKVINAYGVWGEKTVFGKTYDGILRTTFVIDEKGIIEQVFTKVDTGNHTQQILEGMGGK, encoded by the coding sequence ATGTCCATATTTAAAAATATTCTCAAAGACAAAGCTCAAACTCATTTAAAGGAAGGCGATAAAGCTCCCGATTTTTCCGGCATCGACCAGGATGGTAAACCAATATCACTGAAAGATTTTGCGGGTAAAAAAGTAGTGCTTTACTTTTATCCGAAAGATGATACTGCAGGATGTACAGCGGAATCATGCAACCTGCGCGATAATTACGCAGACCTTAAACAACGGGGCATTGAAATTATCGGCGTAAGCGCCGATGGTGAAAAGTCGCATCAGAAGTTCATTAAAAAATACAATTTGCCTTTCCGGTTGATCTCTGATACCGATAAAAAAGTGATCAACGCGTATGGTGTTTGGGGTGAAAAAACGGTGTTCGGTAAAACGTACGATGGTATTTTAAGAACAACATTTGTGATTGATGAAAAGGGTATTATTGAACAGGTATTTACCAAAGTTGATACAGGGAATCATACGCAGCAGATTTTGGAGGGGATGGGAGGGAAGTAG
- a CDS encoding putative porin, whose amino-acid sequence MNTKHIILLLLLSVSLTSFGLSPADSIIKPAKTKFRFESEIDRASTKYIVPDSSLSDIQQYRNRYNLGNIGLATTSLFFPSVQHSLGFNFAQNNFQNFIYQPHKIEYYDTRTPYTELFFMVGSKKELYSKFTHSQNVNKNLNFTANFQRMRSDGFYSRQNTNHTDFSVSGNYRSSNKRYILISNIINNSLKNAENGGISSDSVFEKLPVQDRRLLPINLSAADRKYRGRSVYLKQYVNLGPKKTQADSTQKAQVQPTSVLSHGILVHDEMFAYTDMDPTSGFYNNIYNDSVRTFDSTYIFRMENELTWRFLENKKDGTARKIGFQVGIKHQFIKIEQLCGIDTVINTLPYRLGNRKFYGEKIQNGIVNAEVYNFSKRFAFVLRGDYILDGFNSGDNSFSLHLNYNIDNSTQNIGFKGSVINRKPDNIYLNNYSNNYKWTNHFGNVSYMNAQILYKIGKYDLELGAIAHQYTNYVYFDGYNVGQESDAVQGFSGYINKTFHIRHFVFRNKITYQNIPDSSVIKLPQWVTEHSLYYENTLFKNALRFQLGVDVFYNSAYFANAWSPALGQFYLQSQKKIGNYPYVDVFLNLKISRARFFVKYENANGVLMEQTYYYVPHYPMPDFALKFGVIWRFFD is encoded by the coding sequence ATGAATACTAAGCATATAATCTTATTATTACTTCTTTCTGTATCCCTAACATCATTTGGATTGTCTCCTGCTGATTCTATAATTAAGCCGGCAAAAACAAAATTTCGTTTTGAATCAGAAATTGATAGGGCGTCAACTAAATATATTGTCCCTGATAGTTCCTTAAGTGACATTCAGCAATATCGCAACAGGTATAACCTCGGAAATATCGGGCTGGCTACGACAAGCCTCTTTTTTCCATCAGTTCAACATTCTTTAGGATTCAATTTTGCTCAGAATAATTTCCAAAATTTCATCTATCAGCCGCATAAAATAGAGTACTATGATACACGTACTCCATATACAGAGTTGTTTTTTATGGTAGGTTCCAAAAAGGAGCTGTATTCTAAATTCACTCACTCTCAAAATGTAAATAAAAACCTCAACTTTACCGCCAACTTTCAGCGGATGCGTTCCGATGGATTTTACTCAAGGCAAAATACCAACCACACCGACTTTTCTGTTTCCGGAAATTACAGATCATCAAATAAACGGTACATCCTTATTTCTAACATTATCAATAATAGCCTTAAGAATGCGGAGAATGGTGGGATCTCAAGTGATTCTGTTTTTGAGAAGCTGCCTGTGCAGGATAGGCGTCTGCTCCCAATTAATCTTTCTGCTGCCGATAGAAAATACCGCGGCAGGAGTGTTTATTTAAAGCAGTATGTGAATTTAGGCCCAAAGAAAACGCAGGCGGATAGTACTCAAAAAGCGCAGGTACAGCCGACATCAGTTTTGTCGCACGGTATATTGGTGCATGATGAAATGTTTGCATATACAGATATGGATCCGACATCCGGTTTTTATAATAATATTTACAACGATTCAGTGCGGACATTCGATTCTACTTATATTTTTCGTATGGAAAATGAACTGACCTGGCGTTTTCTTGAGAACAAAAAAGACGGAACCGCAAGAAAGATTGGCTTTCAAGTGGGTATAAAGCATCAGTTTATCAAGATCGAGCAGCTTTGTGGAATTGATACTGTTATAAATACCTTGCCATACAGGCTTGGGAATAGAAAGTTTTATGGAGAAAAAATTCAGAACGGTATTGTTAATGCAGAAGTATATAATTTTAGTAAGCGTTTTGCTTTCGTTTTGAGGGGCGACTATATATTGGATGGATTTAACTCGGGTGATAATAGTTTTTCACTTCACCTGAATTACAATATTGACAATTCAACGCAGAATATTGGGTTTAAAGGAAGTGTGATCAATAGAAAGCCGGACAATATTTATCTGAACAATTATTCAAATAATTATAAATGGACTAACCATTTCGGGAATGTATCATATATGAATGCGCAGATTTTGTATAAGATCGGGAAGTATGATTTAGAGCTTGGCGCGATTGCGCATCAGTATACTAATTATGTTTATTTTGACGGATACAATGTCGGGCAGGAAAGCGATGCTGTACAAGGGTTTTCAGGGTACATAAACAAAACATTTCATATAAGGCATTTTGTTTTCAGGAATAAGATCACATATCAAAACATTCCTGATTCATCTGTAATAAAACTTCCGCAATGGGTTACTGAACATAGTTTGTATTATGAAAATACTTTATTTAAAAATGCATTGCGATTTCAATTGGGTGTTGATGTGTTTTATAATTCCGCTTATTTTGCGAATGCCTGGTCGCCGGCGCTGGGGCAATTTTATTTGCAAAGCCAAAAAAAGATCGGGAACTATCCGTATGTTGACGTGTTTTTAAACCTGAAGATAAGCCGTGCCAGATTTTTTGTGAAATATGAGAATGCAAATGGAGTACTTATGGAACAAACCTATTATTATGTACCGCATTATCCCATGCCCGATTTCGCTTTGAAGTTTGGAGTTATATGGCGTTTCTTTGATTGA
- the nth gene encoding endonuclease III translates to MNKQERFDKILKYFQKNKPVAETELHYSDPYQLLVAVILSAQCTDKRVNMVTPALFKAFPEPRAMAAASSDEVFQYIKSISYPNNKAKHLVGMAKMLVNDFKGVVPSDINELQKMPGVGRKTANVIASVVYDKPALAVDTHVFRVSARLGLTTNAKTPLETEKQLVKYIPEKLIPIAHHWLILHGRYICVARKPLCEKCGLTDYCKYFQSNVK, encoded by the coding sequence ATGAATAAACAAGAACGTTTTGATAAAATACTTAAGTACTTCCAGAAAAATAAGCCTGTTGCTGAAACAGAACTGCATTATTCCGATCCTTATCAATTATTGGTAGCTGTTATACTTTCTGCGCAATGCACGGATAAACGTGTAAATATGGTAACGCCGGCCTTGTTTAAGGCCTTTCCAGAGCCCAGGGCAATGGCTGCAGCTTCATCAGATGAAGTGTTTCAGTATATTAAAAGTATTAGCTACCCCAATAACAAAGCGAAGCATTTGGTGGGAATGGCGAAGATGTTGGTGAATGATTTTAAAGGCGTTGTCCCATCTGATATTAATGAACTGCAGAAAATGCCGGGTGTGGGCCGGAAGACAGCGAATGTGATTGCATCCGTTGTATACGATAAACCGGCATTAGCAGTTGATACGCATGTGTTTCGTGTTTCGGCACGGCTGGGACTTACAACCAATGCAAAAACTCCGCTGGAAACCGAAAAGCAACTAGTGAAATACATTCCTGAAAAATTGATCCCCATAGCGCACCATTGGCTTATTTTGCATGGCCGGTATATTTGCGTTGCCCGAAAACCATTGTGTGAAAAATGCGGATTAACCGATTATTGTAAATACTTTCAATCAAATGTTAAATAA